A window of Ictidomys tridecemlineatus isolate mIctTri1 chromosome 1, mIctTri1.hap1, whole genome shotgun sequence contains these coding sequences:
- the LOC101971247 gene encoding protein IFIT1 homolog B, with the protein MSENAHDHGIQDKLWQLRCHFTWGLEIEDNAIPDLESRVMEEIEFLDTRYNVGIHNFLAYVKHLKGQDEEALQSLREAEDLVQREHADQADLRSLVTWGNCAWVYHHMGRLAEAQTYLDKVEDTCKKFASPSRYRLESPEMECEEGWAMLKCGRKNYEWAKACFERALRVEPENPEFSLGFAISSFRMDYDDENIISLEPLKRAVSLNPEDAYVKVLLALKLQDVGQEKEGEGYIEEALNSTSSQTYVFQYASKFYRKKGCVDKAIELLKKALETRPNSASVHHQLGLCYRVKLFQVKNARNMNPRRQIRENVDRWVQLAIKEFQETLRLKPRFEMAYVHMAEMYAVRGQCREAEENFQKALCMDNLADHIQQDIHYRYGRFQQFHMRSEDKAITHYLKGLKIPEMSFARKKLISALEKLAESHVNQNVSVVARVSLLGLSHELQGEVKEALLCYERALRLTDQLNPVF; encoded by the coding sequence TGAGAATGCACATGATCATGGGATCCAGGACAAGCTGTGGCAGTTGAGATGTCACTTCACATGGGGGCTGGAAATTGAAGACAATGCAATACCGGATTTAGAAAGCAGGGTCATGGAAGAGATTGAGTTCCTAGACACCAGATACAATGTGGGGATTCACAACTTCCTGGCCTATGTGAAGCACCTGAAAGGCCAGGATGAGGAGGCCCTGCAGAGCTTGAGAGAAGCTGAAGACTTGGTCCAGAGGGAACATGCAGACCAGGCAGACCTGAGGAGCCTGGTGACCTGGGGCAACTGTGCCTGGGTGTATCACCACATGGGCAGATTGGCAGAAGCCCAGACTTACCTGGACAAGGTGGAGGACACTTGCAAGAAGTTCGCAAGTCCCTCCCGCTACAGGCTGGAGTCTCCTGAGATGGAGTGTGAGGAAGGATGGGCCATGCTGAAGTGTGGGAGAAAGAATTATGAGTGGGCCAAGGCCTGCTTTGAAAGGGCTCTGAGAGTGGAGCCTGAAAACCCTGAATTCAGCCTGGGGTTCGCCATCTCCTCCTTCCGTATGGATTATGATGATGAAAACATAATTTCTCTAGAGCCCCTAAAGAGGGCTGTCAGCTTAAACCCAGAAGATGCATATGTTAAGGTTCTCCTTGCCTTGAAGCTTCAGGATGTAGgacaggaaaaagagggagaaggctACATTGAGGAAGCTCTGAACAGCACATCCTCCCAAACCTATGTCTTTCAATATGCAAGCAAATTTTACCGAAAAAAGGGCTGTGTGGATAAAGCTATTGAGCTCCTTAAGAAAGCCTTGGAGACAAGACCCAACTCTGCCTCAGTGCATCACCAGTTAGGGCTTTGCTACAGGGTAAAACTGTTTCAAgtaaaaaatgcaagaaatatgAACCCTAGAAGGCAGATAAGAGAAAATGTGGACAGATGGGTTCAATTGGCTATAAAAGAATTTCAAGAGACTCTAAGATTAAAGCCAAGATTTGAGATGGCTTATGTTCACATGGCTGAAATGTATGCAGTAAGAGGCCAGTGCAGAGAGGcagaagaaaattttcagaaagcaTTATGCATGGATAACCTTGCTGACCACATACAGCAAGACATTCATTACCGCTATGGCCGTTTCCAACAATTTCACATGAGATCTGAAGACAAAGCAATCACCCATTatttaaaaggattaaaaataCCAGAAATGTCCTTTGCCAGGAAAAAACTTATAAGTGCCTTAGAAAAACTGGCTGAAAGCCATGTGAACCAGAATGTGAGTGTTGTGGCCAGGGTCAGCCTCCTGGGGCTCAGCCATGAATTACAAGGGGAAGTGAAGGAGGCCCTGCTGTGCTATGAGAGGGCTCTGAGGCTCACTGATCAGCTGAACCCTGTGTTTTGA